In Aquiflexum balticum DSM 16537, a single genomic region encodes these proteins:
- a CDS encoding amidohydrolase produces MKNIYVIGLLGLLLFSCNSGPKNPADQVYINGIVYTVDEANPTTEAVAVKDGLILAVGTTEEIQAFVGNNTQTIDLQGKTMTPGFIESHAHLMGIGYNKLDIDLMYVQTYDELIEKVAEAAAKAEPGEWITGRGWHQDKWLKMPDNAIKGFQTHEQLSAVTPNNPVFLAHASGHASFVNQKAMEMAGITPLGNENPRQEVEGGEVLRDELGNPTGVLVETASGLVRKLIPEDTPERREKALELALKELAEKGITSFHDAGSGQNFIDLLEHFKEENRLTARLYVMLSSRQPELIQEWYKKGPHIDPDHMVTVRSIKLNMDGALGPWGAWLLEDYEDKPGHTGHETMPISLVSEVSEKGLQLGFQVCAHAIGDRTNREVLDRYEAAFSKFPEINDHRFRIEHAQHLHPDDIARFGELGVIAAIQAIHLSSDRPWAIGRLGAKRIKDGAYVWQKLLQSGATISNGTDAPVEPLDPIPSFYASVTRKTLKMLPEGGYEPDQKMTREQALKSYTLDGAFAEFEENFKGSIEVGKAADFTVFDKNIMEVPEDEILSTKVKMTVLGGKVVYQGD; encoded by the coding sequence ATGAAAAACATATACGTCATCGGACTTCTTGGATTACTCCTCTTTTCCTGTAACTCAGGCCCGAAAAATCCTGCGGATCAGGTTTATATCAATGGGATAGTATATACTGTAGATGAAGCCAATCCCACAACCGAAGCCGTTGCCGTCAAAGACGGGCTGATTCTGGCAGTGGGGACTACTGAAGAAATCCAGGCTTTTGTTGGCAATAATACCCAAACTATAGACTTACAGGGCAAAACCATGACCCCGGGTTTTATAGAATCCCATGCCCATTTGATGGGAATTGGCTATAATAAATTGGACATCGATTTGATGTATGTACAAACTTATGACGAACTGATAGAAAAAGTGGCAGAGGCTGCTGCTAAAGCTGAACCTGGTGAATGGATAACAGGCAGGGGCTGGCATCAGGATAAATGGTTGAAAATGCCGGATAATGCCATAAAAGGTTTCCAGACCCATGAACAGCTCAGTGCTGTAACTCCAAATAATCCGGTTTTTCTAGCCCATGCTTCAGGACATGCCTCTTTTGTCAATCAAAAGGCAATGGAAATGGCGGGAATTACGCCATTGGGAAATGAAAATCCCAGGCAGGAAGTCGAAGGCGGTGAAGTGTTAAGAGATGAATTGGGGAATCCTACCGGGGTATTGGTGGAAACGGCATCAGGACTGGTAAGGAAACTGATTCCGGAAGATACACCAGAAAGAAGAGAAAAGGCTTTGGAATTGGCTTTGAAGGAATTGGCAGAAAAAGGTATTACCTCCTTTCATGACGCAGGAAGCGGACAGAACTTCATTGATCTTTTGGAACACTTTAAGGAAGAAAACCGTCTCACAGCAAGACTGTATGTCATGCTCTCCAGCCGTCAGCCTGAGCTGATACAAGAATGGTATAAAAAAGGACCTCATATAGACCCGGACCATATGGTTACTGTCCGATCCATTAAACTCAATATGGATGGTGCTTTGGGACCTTGGGGTGCTTGGCTACTAGAAGATTATGAAGACAAGCCTGGACATACGGGACATGAAACTATGCCTATTTCACTGGTATCCGAAGTATCAGAAAAGGGCTTGCAATTGGGATTTCAGGTTTGTGCGCATGCTATTGGGGACAGAACCAATCGGGAAGTATTAGACAGATATGAAGCTGCCTTTTCCAAATTTCCGGAAATCAACGACCATCGCTTCCGAATCGAGCACGCTCAGCACCTTCATCCGGACGATATTGCCAGATTTGGGGAATTGGGAGTCATAGCAGCCATTCAGGCCATTCATCTGAGTTCAGATAGGCCATGGGCCATAGGACGCTTGGGTGCCAAGCGGATTAAGGATGGGGCATATGTTTGGCAAAAACTACTTCAGTCAGGAGCAACCATTTCCAATGGAACTGATGCACCCGTGGAACCTTTGGATCCTATCCCCTCTTTCTATGCCTCTGTAACCCGTAAAACCCTTAAAATGCTTCCTGAAGGAGGATATGAACCAGATCAAAAAATGACCCGTGAGCAGGCATTAAAATCTTATACCCTGGATGGTGCATTTGCGGAATTTGAGGAGAATTTCAAAGGCTCCATTGAGGTTGGAAAAGCAGCCGACTTCACCGTTTTTGACAAAAATATCATGGAAGTCCCCGAAGATGAAATCCTCAGTACCAAAGTTAAAATGACTGTGTTAGGGGGAAAGGTTGTATATCAGGGAGATTGA